The genomic interval GTGCCGCTTCCGGCCTGTTCGTGGCCGAGGGGGAGAAGCTCGTAGGCGAGATGCTCGCCTCGGAATTCCGCGTGCGCAAGATTTTCCGTTGCGGCGAGGAAGACCGGAGCGAGGCGGGGAGCGTCGATACCGAACACGTGTCGCCCAAGGAGATGGAGCGAATCAGCGCGCTGAAGACGCCGACGCCGGTGCTGGCTCTGGTCGAGCTGCCCCGCTATCGGTTGTCTGCCGGCACGGGGACGGACGATCTGGCGCTCGCGCTCGACGGAGTGCAGGACCCCGGCAATCTGGGAACGATCGTCCGGCTGGCCGACTGGTTCGGCATTCGCGACATCGTCTGCTCGGAAAACACCGCCGATTGTTTCGGACCGAAAGCCGTTCAGGCTACGATGGGGGCCATTGCCCGCGTGCGGGTGCACTATACGGCGCTGGAACCGTTCCTTACCCGTGCGGCGGAGCGGGGAACGCCTGTGTACGGGACGTTTCTGGAGGGGGAGGATATTTACCGGGCCGGGCTTTCCGCCGGCGGCATCGTCGTGATGGGCAGCGAAGGAAACGGCATCTCCTCCGGGACGGCCCGCTGCGTGACCCGGCGCCTTTTCATACCGCCCTATCCGGGAGCGGCGCCCACGTCCGAGTCGCTGAACGTGGCGATGGCCACGGCGGTCGTAGCGGCCGAGTTCCGGCGCCGCATCCGCTGACGGGCCGGCTCCTTTAGAACAGCAGCCCGATCCGGCTGGCGAACAGGATACCGATCACTACGGGGATGACGAACCGGATCAGGAACCGGACGACCGGGAAGACGCGGGTCCCGTATTTCAGTCCGCTGGTCATTTCGTCGCGCAGCTTTCGGGGCGATAGCACCCAGCCTGCGAACAGCACGATGAACAGACCGCCCAGCGGCATCATCAGGTTCGACGACAGGCTGTCGCACAGATCGAACAGATTTTTTCCTCCGATAGTCAGGACCGAACCGGGCATCATCGACAGCGCGCTGAGCGATCCGGTCGCGGCTACGGTACAGGCCGTGCAGACGATGGCTTTCGACCGCGTGATGCGCATTTCTTCCGACAGGTAGGCGATGATGACTTCGAGCAGCGAGACCGACGAGGTGATTGCGGCCAAGAACAGCAGGACGAAAAATACGACCGAGATCACATAGCCCCCGCTCATCCGGGCGAAAACGTTCGGCAGCGTCAAAAAAACCAGCTCCGGACCCGAGGTGGGCGAGATGCCGAATGAGAAGACGGCGGGGAAAATGGCCAGTCCCGAAAGGACGGCCACCGTAATGTCCGACAGCGAGACCATCGCCCCGATGCGGAACATATTCTCGTTCTTGCGCAGATAGGAGCCGTAAGTGATCATGCAGCCCATGCCGAGGCTCATCGAGAAGAAGGATTGTCCGAGGGCTTCCAGTACGGTCGTTCCGGTGATCTTGCTGAAGTCGGGCTTCAGCAGAAAGTCGATCCCCTGGCGCGCGCCGTCGAGCGTCAGCGCATTGAGAGCCATGCCGAACAACAGCAGAAACAGCATCGGCATCAGGATTTTATTGTACCGTTCGATTCCCTTTTCGATTCCCGAGTAGACGATGAAAGCCGAAGCCGCGATGAATACGAGCGTCCATGCGATCGGTCGCCAGCCGCTGGCGACGAAGCCGTCGAACGCCGCCGCCACCTGCTCGGGCGTGCGATCGTGGAAGCGGTTCAGCACCGATTCCTTGAGAAACTCGAGCGACCAGCCGGCGATCACGCAGTAGAACGACAGAATGATGAAAGCGCAGAGAATGCCCATGTAGCCCACCCATTTCCATTTCGTGCCCGGGGCCAGTTTGCTGAACGCGCGCATCGAGTTGCGTTTGGTCGAACGGCCCAGACTGAATTCCGACAGCATGATCGGAATGGAAATCAGAAAGCTGATCGTCAGATAGATCAAAATGAAGGCCGCCCCGCCGTTCTCGCCGGCCACGTACGGGAAGCGCCAGATGTTGCCCAGTCCGATAACCGAGCCTCCGACGGCGGCGATCGTGCCGAAGCGGCTCGCGAATGATCCTCTTTTCATAAGTGCGGTGCAGATTCGGTTCGGACATGCCGAACGGGAGTTTTGCAAAGATAGAAAAATTGTGCCGTTTCTTTCCGCGATGCGTGCCGTGAAATGACCGGGGCCGGCGCATTGCGGATTTCGGCGTGGTCTGCATGCCCGGTCTGTGCCGGTTTTTTCCCGGCGCCGTTTTTCGCGTCGGATGTTTTCCATGAGTCGGGCGGCGTTCCGTCCGGACGACGGGACGCGGAATTGACGATTGTTTGCTAACTTTGCGCCATGGGCACGGGAAAAATCGTCGAGCTGCTGGCTCCGGCCAAGGACTACGCTCACGGATGCGCCGCGATCGACTGCGGAGCCGATGCGCTGTATGTCGGCGCGCCGGCTTTCGGCGCGCGGGCCGGCGCGGCCGTGCCGGTCGACGAGATCGGCCGGCTGTGCGATTACGCCCACCGTTTCGGGGCCAAGGTCTTCGTCACGATGAACACGCTCGTCTACGAGAGCGAGCTGTCCGAGGCCGAGCGGATCGCCCGCGACATGTACAGGGCCGGAGCCGACGCGCTGATCGTGCAGGATGCCGCTTTTCTGCGTATGGATCTGCCTCCGATCGAGTTGCACGCCTCGACGCAGATGTTCAATATGGACCCGGTCCGCGCCCGCTTCTGGTACGAGGCGGGCTTTACGAGGCTGATCGTGGAACGGGCGGCCTCGCTCGACGAAATGCGGCGGATCGCCGGGGCCGCGCCCGGCCTCGAGATCGAAGCGTTCGTGCATGGGGCGATCTGCGTTTGCTACAGCGGCCGCTGCTTCATGAGCCGTTCGATGGGGCCCCGCAGCGGCAACCGGGGCGATTGCTCGCAGGCGTGCCGGCTGCCGTACGAACTGCTCGACGGCCGGATGCGTTCGCAGGGGCGGGCCCGGCACTGGCTTTCGGTACGCGATCTGAACCTATCGGACCGGCTCGAGGAGATGATCGACGCCGGAGTCGGCTCCTTCAAGATCGAGGGGCGGCTGAAGGATATGGCCTATGTGCGCAACGTCGTGGGATGGTACCGTAGCCGGCTGGATGAAATATTCTTCCGGCGGCCGGATTTGAAACGGGCCTCGCAGGGGAGCGTCGCGCTCGATTTCGAGCCCGATCCCGCCAAGAGCTTCTCGCGCGGCTCGACGCATTATTTCCTGGACGGACCGGCGGCCGGGGTCGCTTCGCTCGATACGCCCAAGTCGCTCGGCGAGGCGGTCGGGACGGTCGTCTCGGCGGGTCGGGAGTGGTTCGGGATGAGCGGAAAGATCGCGCTTGCCCCCGGCGACGGCATCTGTTTCGCGGACGAGACGGGCGAGTTGAGGGGGACCTATGTCAACCGGACGGAGGACGGCCGCGTCTATCCGAACCGCATGGACGGAATCGGGTGCGGGACGGCGATTTTCCGCAATTACGACCGTCGTTTTTCGGGGGCGCTGGAGCGCAGCCGTTCCCGTCGGACGCTGCCTGTCGAGGCGGCCGTCGAAGCGACTCGGAACCGGATATCGGTGACGTTCTCGGACGGTTCGTCGCAGGCGACGGCCTCGCGCGATGGCCGTTTCGACGAAGCGCTCGATCCGTTGCGGGCCGAACGGACGGTCCGGGCGCAGACGGCCAAGACCGGCGACACGAGCTATGAAGTATGCCGGATCGAGGTGCGCTGGGACATGCCTCGCTTCGTGCCCGTTTCTTTGCTGAACGAGCTGAGGCGCGAGGCGCTTTCGCGGCTCGATGCCGGGCGGGCGGCATGTTATGTCCGCCGGTCCCGCCGGGAGGAGAATCTTCGGGCTCTTTTCCCGGATACGGAGCTTTCCGCCGAGGAAAACGTCGTCAATTCGCTGGCCGCCGGCTTCTACCGCGAGCACGGTGTGCGTCGGATCGAGCCGGGGTTCGACGCGGGCCCGATTCCCGAGGGTTGCCGCGTCATGCGGACGCGCTATTGCCTGAGACGGGAGACGGGGCAGTGCCTCCGGAAGAACCCGGCCTATCGGGGACGCCTTTTTCTGGCGTCCGGGCGGCATGTGTACGAGCTGCTGTTCGATTGCGCCCGCTGCGAAATGAGCGTCGTATATCGGGGCGAGCGCGGAGAGCCGGCGCGGGAAGAAGGTGCCCGAAGGGAGCGGAAGCCCGGACGGTCCCGGCGATGATCGGGGCGCAGGGTCTCGCGCAGGACGACCCGAGGCATGGCGGCAGAGGACGGTTTGATCCGGACGGGTCGTTTCGGGGGGAAAGTCTCGGAAAGTCGGCCATAGCTTCGCTTCGGTCCCTCGGAACGGGAAAGGCCCGAAATGTTTTATGAAGTGAAACGAAGCATAGCAATCAAGGATTATGGAAAGCGATAAGACTCCGTCCGGGGACGGAATGCGGTCCGAGCTGTTGTCCGCTTCCGGCTGGAAGGACTACGAGCTGCTGGACAGCGGCCGTTTCGAGAAACTCGAGCGTTTCGGACGCTACGTCCTCGCGCGCCCCGAGCCTCAGGCCGTTTGGGACCGCTCGCTCAGCGAGGACGAGTGGAGGGCACGGGCCGACGCCGTGTTCCGTCGTGACGGCCGCAGCGGCGAGCGAGGCGAGTGGACGCTTCGCGCGGGCATGCCCGACCGTTGGTTTGTGGAATACGGAGGAGGAATGAGCCTGAAATTCCGCATGGGGCTTACCTCGTTCAAGCATGTGGGGCTTTTCCCCGAGCAGGCCGAGAACTGGGAGTTCATTTTCCGCGAAGTCCGCCGGCTGGGCGCCGGAGCGCGCGTGCTGAACCTGTTCGCCTATACGGGCGGAGCGTCGCTGGCCGCCCGGGCGGCCGGTGCCGACGTAACGCACGTCGATTCGGTCAAACCGGTGGTGAGTTGGGCCCGGGAGAATATGGAGGCTTCGGGCATGGACGGAATCCGGTGGATCGTGGAGGATGCGCTGAAGTTCGTCCGCCGCGAAGCGAGGCGGGGCCGCCGCTACGACGGCATCGTGCTCGATCCGCCGGCTTACGGCCGGGGAGCGGCCGGCGAGAAATGGGTTCTCGAGGAGCATATCAACGAGATGCTGAGCCTCTGCGGCGAGTTGCTCTCCGCGCGGGGCAGCTTCCTCGTGCTGAACCTTTACTCGATGGGACTCTCCGCACTGCTGGCCCGGACGGCGGTCCGGCAGCTCGTCGGCGAGTGCTCTTCGGAGCAGTTCGGCGAGCTCTACTTCTCCGATCCTTTCGGCAAGTCGCTTCCGCTGGGAGTCTATTACCGGATGTCGAGGCTGTGACGCCCGGTCTTTCGTTTTCCGCGCGGGCTTCGGCTTGCACGCAGGCTTGCGGGTCCGAAACCGGCGGGAGCGGGACGGCGGAAACCGCGGTGATATGCCGAGAAGGGATGTGCCGGAATGCAGGCGGCCAATCTTGCGACGATTATGTGTTTTATGTACCGACTACGACCGGACCTTGTATGTATGCCGTCCGGTTCGGGCGGACCCTGTCCAAACGGAGTCTCGACAGATCGATTCGAAGTCGTGGCAACCGGAACCGACATAGGTACTATGGAGTATATAATTAGCGAATCTTGTTTATATTGTCGAAATCGGTTATGGGGGGAATGGATCGTCATATAGTGATCCGGGAATACGAGCCGGCCGATAAGGAAGCCGTCTTGAGCCTGATCCGGGCCAATACGCCCGAGTATTTCGCGCCGGAGGAGGAGGCCGACCTGAGCCGGTATCTCGACTGCGAGAGGGAGTGGTTCTACGTCCTGCTTTTCGACGGAAAGATCGTCGGTTGCGGCGGAATCAACCTGGCGGACGAGCGAACGACGGGAAAAATCAGTTGGGATATCCTGCATCCCGAGTATCAGGGCCGATCGCTGGGAACCCGGTTGCTCAGGTTCCGGATCGAAAAGCTCGGATCGCTCGGCGGCATCCGGAGGATCACGGTCAGAACCTCGCAACTGGCTTTCGGATTCTACCGGAAGCAGGGCTTCGTGCTCAAGGAGGTGAAAAAGGATTATTGGGCCGAGGGATTCGACCTGTATGCCATGGAGTACGGAGGCTGGAAATGACAGTTGCGAATGTCCGTTTTCTTATGTTTCGGCTGGCCGTATCCCTAAAGCTATGTCTCGCCCTTTTTCTTTGCGGGAGGGAGTTGGCCGTTGCTTTAGGTCCGAGATATGCGGCTGCGGTAGCCGGAACATTCGGAAACACGACTCGCCGGTTTGTGCGGAGATGTCCCTGTGAGTACATTTATGAGAGAATTTTCCTGTCTGGACCGGGGCCGGAGAACGAGCGTATCGAGGGCTTCAGATTTGCTGCTCGGCCTCGCTCCTTCTTTTCTTCCACAGTTGCCAGCTGTTGATGACGTTCTGCCACACGACGTAGGCGGCCGGGCCGACCGAGGCGATCGGCAGCAGGTAGGTTTGCGCCATCCAGATCGCCAGCACGGTGTTTTTCTGTCCCAGTCCCTGTGCGCCGGAGATTTTCAGGTCGTATTTGCGTCCGATGCGGCGTCCGATAACGAATTGGCATACGCATGCGACGAGCGAGGCGCCGGCCAGCAGCAGCTCGTCTCCGTACCGGGAGGAGTCCTGACGGATCAGGAACGAAGTCGTGTTGCCCATGACGATCGTCAGCGATACGGCCCACAGGTAGAACGAGATCGACTGCCTTTGCCTCAGTGCCCGGTGCGCCCGAGGCCAGAAGCGTTGCAGGGCCAGTGCGGCGACGAACGGCAGGATCAGTAGCGGAATCATCTGCCGTCCGATGCGCAGCAGCGAGTCGAAGAGAGGCAGCGAGACCTGCGAGCCGACGAACGAGAAGACGACCGGGGAGATCAGCGCGACGACCATGTTGCTCAGCAGGCAGTAGGTCGCCAGCGACGCGACGCTGCCGCCCAGCATGCCCGTTACCACGGCCGCCGACGTGGCGGTCGGGGCCAGCACGCAGATGAAAGTGCCCTGAGCCAGCAGCGGGTCGATCGGGGCGAGCGCGAGGTAGAGACCCAGTCCGCCGGCGATCTGGACGAGCAGCAGTCGGACATGGAGCGGAGCGATGCGCAGCTCGCCGAGCGACAGCTTGCAGTAGGGAACCAGCAGCATCAGGAAAATCAGGTAGGGAGTCAGAAAGGCCAGCGATGCGAAAAACGAGTGGAAAACGCCGCCGACGATCATGGCGATCGGCAGCATCCAGTTTTTGAACTGTTGCAATACCACATGGTTCAGGTATTCTACCACTTGTCGGCCCTCCTGATGTTTCTGACGGGGCAAAGTAACGGAGTTCTCCCGTCAATTCAAAAGGCTTTCTGAAAATTTCTGCGGACGGCTCCGGACGTATCCGGATCGATTCGCGGTTGCCGGCACGGTCCGTCTTCCGGTTTTTTCGCCGCCGGTCGGCTGTCGCGATTTTAGAAGTTCCTACCGTGGGGACGTGCAAGGACCGGCGTTGTCTCTCGTTCCCGTGTTCGGCGGGTTGAGGGTCAGAAGGCATCGTTGCGGAAAAGGGAAAGCGGGTTCGTCGGATTTCGGGAGAAATGCGGACCGGTATCGGTTTTTCTCTGCCGGCCGGCTGTCCCGATTTCGGAAGATGCTGCCGTCGGGGCGTACAAGGACGACGTTATACCTCTTTCCATATCCGACCGTCAGGGGTAGAGGGGTATCATTACAGAGAAAGGGGGGTGGGTTTGCCATGTCTCGGAGGGGAGCGCGGTCCGTCAAATGATGCGGAAAGCCTCGGCTACCGGGTCGCGCGACCCGGTAGCTGAGGAAATCCTGTTTCGGGACCTTCGGAATGTTCCTTGCGGGGCGAGAATGGTCTGGCGAATAGGACGACCTGCTGCTTGTCTGTTCCGAGGAAGATCCCCCGCGACGAAAGGCAGGCCTCGCAGTCGGCGGATCGCCCGATCCGGTCGTTTCGGACGAGCGGAAGGAACGCTTTCCGGAGCGATTCTATTTCAGGAATCCGTCTATCCCGGCGCCGAACAGCGCGAAGTCGTACCTGACCGGATCGGAAGCGTCGAGCGTCCGGAGCGAGGCGGTGATCTCCTCGACGGCCTTCCAGTCGTTCTGCTTTCGGGCGAGCAGTCCGAGTGCGCGGCCCATATGGCCCGTATGCACGTCGAGCGGCAGATAGAGCGCTGCCGGGGGAATCGACTTCCACAGTCCGAAGTCTACGCCCCGTCCGTCGTCGCGAACCATCCATTTGAGATACATGCACAAACGCTTGCACGAGGCGCCCCGGTCGATCGACGAGAGGTGCTTCTCGGCTCTCGGGCGGTGATCCGCGCTCCAGAAAGCCGTGCGGAAGCGCGACAGCACGGTCCGCAGGTCGCCCGTTTCGGCGTATTCCCGCTCGAAATAGCCGCCCAGCGAGCCGTCGCGCAGGCAGATGCCGCGCAAGGCGCCGATAAAATCGATGCAGTCGCCCCCGTTGAATGTTCTGTGGACGAAGTCGAGCAGCGGCAGCAGCTCGTTCCTCGATGCGTTCATCGTGAAGTCGTAAGGGGAGCGGTCCATCAGCTCCATCAGTTTCCGTCCGTTGCGGACGATCGAGCGGCGGTTGCCCCAGGCTATCGTCGCGGCGAGGAAGCCGGCGATCTCGATATCCTCCCGGCGCGTGAAGCCGTGCGGGACGGAGATCGGGTCGTCTTCGATGAATCCGGGCGTGTCGTAGCGCTCGTACAGCTCGTCGAGCAGCTCGCGGATCGGTTCGGGTATCATATCCGGGGAGGGCTTGCCGTCAACGGACGATCTGTCCGTCGACCATTTCGATCTTTCGGTCCGACATGGCGGCCAGCTGTCCGTCGTGCGTCACGATGACGACGGTCTGGCCCAGCGTGTCCCGCAGCGTGAAGAACAGCCGGTGAATCTCCTCCCTGTTTTTCGTGTCGAGGTTGCCCGACGGCTCGTCGGCCAGCAGCACGGCCGGGGAGTTGATCAGCGCGCGGGCAATGGCCACCCGCTGCTGCTCGCCTCCCGACAGCTCGGCCGGCTTGTGCGACGAGCGGTGCTCCATACCGAGCATTTCGAGCAGCTCGGCCGCGCGCTTCTCGACCTCGCGCCGGTCGCGGCCGCCTATATAACCCGGTATGCAGACGTTTTCCAGCGCCGTGAACTCGGGCAGCAGATGGTGGAACTGGAAAACGAAGCCGATTTTCGTATTGCGGAAGCGCGAGAGCTGCCGGTCCGAAAGGGCGTGCACCGCCTCTCCGTCGATCTCGATCTCGCCCGAGTTCGGGCGGCTCAGCGTGCCCAGAATTTGCAGCAGCGTCGTCTTGCCTGCACCGCTCGGGCCGACGATCGAGACGACCTCGCCCCGTTCGACGAGCAGGTCGATTCCCTTGAGCACTTCGAGCGTGCCGAAACTCTTGCGTATCTCCTTGGTTCGTATCATGCTATCGGTCATTGGATTGTTCGTACCGTTCGTACAGCGCGACGATTTGCGCCGCCTCGCGCGTGTCGTGCACGCGCAGGATCGATGCGCCCTGACGCAGGCATTCCCAGTGCAGCGCCGTCGTGCCTGCGAGGGCGTCGTCCGGCGTCGTGTCGAGCGTCTTGTATATCATCGACTTGCGGGATATGCCGGCCAGAACCGGATAGCCCAGTTCGCCCAGCCGGTGCATTTCGCCCAGCAGGCGGAAGTTCTGCTCCACGGTTTTCGAAAAGCCGAAGCCCGGGTCGAGCACGATCTGCGTCACGCCCTCGCCGCGCAGCCAGCCGATCTTTTCGACGAAGTAGGCGAGCACTTCCCCGGTCAGATCGTCGTAGCGGGTCATCGTCTGCATCGTCTGCGGCGTGCCGCGCATGTGCATCGCGATCAGCGGGACGCCGTGCCTCGCCGCGACGGCGGCGATCGCCGGGTCCGCCGTTCCGGCCGTTATGTCGTTGACTATGCACGGCCCGAAGCGTTCGATCGCGCCTTCGGCTACTTCGGAACGGAACGTATCGATCGATACGGGCGTGTCGGGACATCGGCGGCGGATCGTTTCCAATGCGAGCGTGACGCGGCGCAGTTCCTCGTCGGGCGTCACGTCGTCGGCGCCCGGCCGGGACGAATAGCCGCCCACGTCGAGAATGGCCGCGCCGTCGGCGACTGCCCGCTCCGCCCTGCGCGCGACATCGTCGGCCCGGGGCGTGCGGCTGCCCTCGTAGAATGAGTCGGGCGTCGCGTTGATGATCGTCATTACGACGGGACGGCTCAGGTCGATGCTATGTTTTCCTACGGTCAGTTTCATAAGGTGCTTTCGTTAGTTTCGGGACCGCTCTCTGCGGGCGGGTGCCGGGGCGTTTAGTCAGCGCAGCCGGCAGAATATCCCGTGCAGTTCCAGAATTTTCGGCAGGACGGGTTCCTCGTCGCCGGAGCGGATCACGTAATCGGCGCGGGCGATCCGTTCGGCCTCGTCGATCTGGGCGGCCATGCGCGCGCGGACCGCTTCCGGGACGACGCCGTCGCGCAGGCAGGTACGGCGGATCCGCTCGGACTCGGGAGCCGTGACCGTCACGACCTTGTCCATCTGCTGGTAAGCGCCGCTCTCGAACAGAATAGCGGCCTCCTCGATTACGTAGGGCCCTTGCTGGCGTTCGGCCCAGCGGGCGAAGTCCTCGGCTACGGCAGGGTGTACGACGGCATTGAGGCGCTCGCGCAGCGTCCCGTCCGAGAAAATGCGTCCGGCCACGTATTTCCGGTTCAGTCCGTCGGCGTCGTACGCTCCGTCGCCGAACAACCCGCTTACAGCGGCTTTCAGGGCGACGTCCTCGTTCATCAGCCGGCGCGCCCGGGAGTCGGAGTCGTAGACGGGTACGCCCAACTGCGCGAATGCGCGGCACACGGTGCTTTTCCCGCTGCCTATCCCTCCGGTTATGCCGATCTTAATCATGCTCTTGCTGAGGAAATTCGATCTCGACGGGCGACTCGACCGAAAGGATTTTCAGGTCGGATATGTGGGAGGAGATGATGTTCTGAAGCGTGAAGGGCGCGATGTCGTAAACGCCGGCCTGACGCGCCGACGGCGTGACGGCCACATTGTCCGACGAGATATCCACGCCGTTGCGCCGGGGCGCGATCTTGTGCTTGAGAATCTGATAGCCTACCCCTTCGACGTTGCATCGGACCGAGTAGAGCGTACTGTCGATGCGGACCGGAATTTGGATGTCCGTCGTGTAGACATAGCTGAGCTTGGTGATATACCACAGGCAAAGCGATAGGGCCAGCAGCATGAAGAAGACCGGGTTGCTGAGTCTCCGGACCGTCACCTTGACGTACAGCTTGAATTTATGCAGACGCATATCTTTCCCGAGATAGTTTCATGCAAAGTAAAGGATTTTTTTCATCAAAACGAAAATACGGGCAGGGAAGTGCCGGAGCCGACCGGAGCGTCCTTCGCGTGCCGGATATTTCCTGTTTGTTCGACCGGGAGAAATATCCGGTTGTGTACGGTACTTGCGGCAGGACGACGGATTCTCGGACTTTGCCGTTACGGACATGCCGGTCGGAAACGAGGAGGTCTCCTCGGCGGTCCGGTCGCTCCGGCGGTTTCCCGTTTCCCGGGTGTTCGGGGAGACGGTTCGGTATGGAGAGAAATATATGGGAATGAAAAGCGCGGCAAGTCTCCAAAGACCTGCCGCGCGCAGAATGGTTCGGACCGGCAGCGGACGGTCCCTTTCGGTTCGGACCCTCCGCAGGGAACCGTAGCCGCTACTTGCCCGTTACGCTTTTGGGCGTTTCCTCGGGCTTTTCGGCCGCGTACTTTTTGTTGAGTCCCTCGAGGATGATCTGAGTCAGATCCAGCGACGGATCGGCGTTCAGCACCGGGCCCGTCGTGCTCGAGCTGAGGATCATCTTGTAGCGGTAGTCGCTGTTGAACTCTTTGAGGTACTCGGTAATGCTGTAATGGATACGGTTCAGCATCACCTGTTCTTCCTCGGCCAGTTCGGACATCACTTGGTCGCGGTGCTGCATGAAGCTCTGCTGTTTCTTGTTCAGATTCTCCTCGATCGACTGGGCCTGAGAGCGGGTTACCAGCCCTTTCTGTATCTTGTCCTGATAGTCGCGCACGTCGTTCTCGAGACTGCGGCCCTTGGAAGTCAGCTCCGTATCGGCCTTTTTGGCCTTCTGCTCGTAGGCGGCCCTCAGGTCGATGTACATGTCGTATCGGCTGACGAGCGAGTCGATGTTGAAATAGGCTATGTCTCCGCCCGCTGCGACGGCCGATTGGCTGCTGTCGGCTCCGGTTACGGCCCCGCCTGCCGTCGAGGCGCTGTTTTTGTTGTTGCAGGCAGCCAGAAGAAGTGCGGCTGATACGGCGATCAAGATTCTTTTCATGTTCGGTTGTTGTGGTTTGTTGAAATCTCCGGGACGCCGCCGTTTCCGCTGCCGAAAGGCCGGCGCACGGCCGTTCCCGGTTTATTGTTGTGCAAATATATAAATATTTCCTTTTGTTTGACTAATTTTGCCTTAAAATAGGAAAGGATTATGTATGAGTACGTAACGGGTCGGGTCGAGACGCTCTCGCCGACGGCGGCCGTTCTGGAGGCCGGAGGTATAGGCTATTGGCTGAACATATCGCTGCAGACTTTTTCGCAGATAGGCGATCGGGCCGAGGTCCGGCTGTACACGCATTTCGTCGTGCGCGAGGATGCGCAGGTGCTTTACGGCTTTTTCAGCCGGGAAGAGCGCGACATTTTTCGGGCGCTGCTGGGCGTGTCGGGCGTCGGAGGCAATACGGCCCGCATGATTCTTTCCGCCTTCACGGCCGACGAGGTACGGACGATTATCGCCGCCGGACAGGCCGACGTGCTCAAGAGCGTCAAAGGACTCGGTATCAAAACGGCCCAAAAGATCATCGTCGAGCTGAGGGACAAGATCGGAGCCGTCTGCCCGGCGAACGAGGCGCTGCCGC from Alistipes ihumii AP11 carries:
- the coaE gene encoding dephospho-CoA kinase (Dephospho-CoA kinase (CoaE) performs the final step in coenzyme A biosynthesis.): MIKIGITGGIGSGKSTVCRAFAQLGVPVYDSDSRARRLMNEDVALKAAVSGLFGDGAYDADGLNRKYVAGRIFSDGTLRERLNAVVHPAVAEDFARWAERQQGPYVIEEAAILFESGAYQQMDKVVTVTAPESERIRRTCLRDGVVPEAVRARMAAQIDEAERIARADYVIRSGDEEPVLPKILELHGIFCRLR
- a CDS encoding OmpH family outer membrane protein; protein product: MKRILIAVSAALLLAACNNKNSASTAGGAVTGADSSQSAVAAGGDIAYFNIDSLVSRYDMYIDLRAAYEQKAKKADTELTSKGRSLENDVRDYQDKIQKGLVTRSQAQSIEENLNKKQQSFMQHRDQVMSELAEEEQVMLNRIHYSITEYLKEFNSDYRYKMILSSSTTGPVLNADPSLDLTQIILEGLNKKYAAEKPEETPKSVTGK
- the ruvA gene encoding Holliday junction branch migration protein RuvA yields the protein MYEYVTGRVETLSPTAAVLEAGGIGYWLNISLQTFSQIGDRAEVRLYTHFVVREDAQVLYGFFSREERDIFRALLGVSGVGGNTARMILSAFTADEVRTIIAAGQADVLKSVKGLGIKTAQKIIVELRDKIGAVCPANEALPLRQAADGTFDEALSALTMLGFARQASEKVLRALRKEMPAATVEELVRQALKRL